One genomic region from Rhinoraja longicauda isolate Sanriku21f chromosome 8, sRhiLon1.1, whole genome shotgun sequence encodes:
- the LOC144595841 gene encoding UDP-glucuronosyltransferase 1A1-like isoform X1, with protein sequence MAPVYRCIGQLVWFLVCLQWSWIPIETGKLLVVPVDGSHWLSMKTIVEELHGRGHQVVVVYPENSLTIKASSNYTSKTYFIPFSQDDVEQIHRDMIEIAFYNGTVFEQIWRTMEHMNGYRQFVLSHCEYLLFNTELMEELAEERFDALLTDPLNACGAIVGKSLTLPIVNLLRGIPCGLEYSATQCPRPLSFVPRMFTGYTDRMTFLQRAGNMLISFLDPLLCQFVYSPFEELATRFLKKDVTLVQLLSRSSIWLLRYDFILEYPRPLMPNMVLVGGINCKERKPLPQDLEEFMNSSGEHGAVIFSLGSMVSDIPISTANRIAEAFGQIPQKVLWRHSGERPSTLAPNTKLMDWLPQNDLLAHPKTRAFLTHGGTHGIYEAICSAVPMVMLPLFGDQMDNTLRMMRHGAGIILNLKDITSQDLVDALNKVINDTGYKEAMTRISSLHKDRPVKPLALSVYWVEFVMKHRGAKHLQTAAHHLNWVQYHCLDAIGILLAVALLLIYLMFKCCSICLHRVRGHRKNKLD encoded by the exons ATGGCTCCGGTTTATCGTTGCATTGGCCAACTCGTGTGGTTCCTGGTTTGCTTGCAGTGGTCTTGGATCCCGATCGAGACCGGCAAGCTGCTGGTTGTCCCTGTCGACGGGAGTCATTGGCTCAGCATGAAAACCATAGTGGAGGAGCTTCACGGAAGAGGACACCAGGTTGTTGTCGTTTACCCCGAAAACTCTTTGACAATTAAGGCCTCCAGTAACTACACCAGCAAGACCTATTTCATTCCCTTCAGCCAAGATGATGTGGAGCAGATACACAGAGATATGATAGAGATAGCGTTTTACAATGGGACTGTTTTTGAACAAATTTGGAGGACCATGGAGCATATGAATGGGTACAGGCAGTTTGTCCTGTCTCATTGCGAGTATTTACTGTTTAACACTGAGCTGATGGAGGAACTGGCTGAAGAAAGATTCGATGCCCTGCTGACTGACCCTTTAAATGCCTGTGGCGCGATTGTTGGTaagtccctcactctccccatcgtCAACTTGCTGCGAGGAATCCCTTGTGGGTTGGAATATTCAGCCACCCAGTGTCCACGGCCGCTCTCGTTTGTGCCAAGAATGTTCACAGGGTACACCGATCGAATGACCTTTCTCCAACGAGCTGGGAATATGCTGATTAGTTTTCTGGATCCATTACTATGTCAGTTTGTGTATTCGCCATTTGAAGAGCTGGCCACCAGGTTCCTGAAGAAGGACGTGACTCTGGTCCAGCTACTGAGCCGGTCTTCCATCTGGCTGCTGCGATACGACTTCATCCTGGAGTATCCTAGACCCCTGATGCCAAACATGGTCCTTGTTGGAGGCATCAACTGCAAGGAGAGGAAACCCCTGCCCCAG GACTTGGAAGAATTTATGAAcagttctggagaacatggagctgTGATCTTCTCCTTAGGATCAATGGTTTCTGACATACCCATCTCTACTGCCAATCGGATTGCAGAAGCATTTGGTCAAATTCCTCAGAAG GTGTTGTGGAGACACAGTGGAGAAAGGCCGTCAACACTGGCACCCAACACCAAGCTGATGGACTGGCTGCCCCAGAATGATTTGCTGG CGCATCCCAAAACACGAGCTTTCCTGACCCACGGAGGGACACATGGAATCTATGAGGCGATCTGCAGTGCTGTGCCGATGGTCATGTTGCCATTATTTGGAGATCAGATGGACAACACACTGCGTATGATGCGTCATGGGGCAGGCATTATATTGAATTTGAAGGACATCACTTCCCAGGACCTCGTGGATGCATTAAACAAGGTTATCAATGATACCGG ATACAAGGAAGCCATGACGAGGATATCTTCACTGCACAAGGATCGGCCAGTGAAGCCCCTGGCCCTCTCGGTCTATTGGGTGGAGTTTGTGATGAAGCACAGGGGAGCCAAACATTTGCAAACTGCCGCTCACCATCTGAACTGGGTGCAGTACCACTGCTTGGATGCCATCGGCATCCTTCTCGCTGTGGCCCTGCTGCTGATCTACCTGATGTTCAAGTGCTGCTCAATCTGTCTACACAGAGTGAGGGGACATAGAAAGAACAAACTTGACTGA
- the LOC144595841 gene encoding UDP-glucuronosyltransferase 1A1-like isoform X2, with the protein MAPVYRCIGQLVWFLVCLQWSWIPIETGKLLVVPVDGSHWLSMKTIVEELHGRGHQVVVVYPENSLTIKASSNYTSKTYFIPFSQDDVEQIHRDMIEIAFYNGTVFEQIWRTMEHMNGYRQFVLSHCEYLLFNTELMEELAEERFDALLTDPLNACGAIVGKSLTLPIVNLLRGIPCGLEYSATQCPRPLSFVPRMFTGYTDRMTFLQRAGNMLISFLDPLLCQFVYSPFEELATRFLKKDVTLVQLLSRSSIWLLRYDFILEYPRPLMPNMVLVGGINCKERKPLPQDLEEFMNSSGEHGAVIFSLGSMVSDIPISTANRIAEAFGQIPQKVLWRHSGERPSTLAPNTKLMDWLPQNDLLAHPKTRAFLTHGGTHGIYEAICSAVPMVMLPLFGDQMDNTLRMMRHGAGIILNLKDITSQDLVDALNKIQGSHDEDIFTAQGSASEAPGPLGLLGGVCDEAQGSQTFANCRSPSELGAVPLLGCHRHPSRCGPAADLPDVQVLLNLSTQSEGT; encoded by the exons ATGGCTCCGGTTTATCGTTGCATTGGCCAACTCGTGTGGTTCCTGGTTTGCTTGCAGTGGTCTTGGATCCCGATCGAGACCGGCAAGCTGCTGGTTGTCCCTGTCGACGGGAGTCATTGGCTCAGCATGAAAACCATAGTGGAGGAGCTTCACGGAAGAGGACACCAGGTTGTTGTCGTTTACCCCGAAAACTCTTTGACAATTAAGGCCTCCAGTAACTACACCAGCAAGACCTATTTCATTCCCTTCAGCCAAGATGATGTGGAGCAGATACACAGAGATATGATAGAGATAGCGTTTTACAATGGGACTGTTTTTGAACAAATTTGGAGGACCATGGAGCATATGAATGGGTACAGGCAGTTTGTCCTGTCTCATTGCGAGTATTTACTGTTTAACACTGAGCTGATGGAGGAACTGGCTGAAGAAAGATTCGATGCCCTGCTGACTGACCCTTTAAATGCCTGTGGCGCGATTGTTGGTaagtccctcactctccccatcgtCAACTTGCTGCGAGGAATCCCTTGTGGGTTGGAATATTCAGCCACCCAGTGTCCACGGCCGCTCTCGTTTGTGCCAAGAATGTTCACAGGGTACACCGATCGAATGACCTTTCTCCAACGAGCTGGGAATATGCTGATTAGTTTTCTGGATCCATTACTATGTCAGTTTGTGTATTCGCCATTTGAAGAGCTGGCCACCAGGTTCCTGAAGAAGGACGTGACTCTGGTCCAGCTACTGAGCCGGTCTTCCATCTGGCTGCTGCGATACGACTTCATCCTGGAGTATCCTAGACCCCTGATGCCAAACATGGTCCTTGTTGGAGGCATCAACTGCAAGGAGAGGAAACCCCTGCCCCAG GACTTGGAAGAATTTATGAAcagttctggagaacatggagctgTGATCTTCTCCTTAGGATCAATGGTTTCTGACATACCCATCTCTACTGCCAATCGGATTGCAGAAGCATTTGGTCAAATTCCTCAGAAG GTGTTGTGGAGACACAGTGGAGAAAGGCCGTCAACACTGGCACCCAACACCAAGCTGATGGACTGGCTGCCCCAGAATGATTTGCTGG CGCATCCCAAAACACGAGCTTTCCTGACCCACGGAGGGACACATGGAATCTATGAGGCGATCTGCAGTGCTGTGCCGATGGTCATGTTGCCATTATTTGGAGATCAGATGGACAACACACTGCGTATGATGCGTCATGGGGCAGGCATTATATTGAATTTGAAGGACATCACTTCCCAGGACCTCGTGGATGCATTAAACAAG ATACAAGGAAGCCATGACGAGGATATCTTCACTGCACAAGGATCGGCCAGTGAAGCCCCTGGCCCTCTCGGTCTATTGGGTGGAGTTTGTGATGAAGCACAGGGGAGCCAAACATTTGCAAACTGCCGCTCACCATCTGAACTGGGTGCAGTACCACTGCTTGGATGCCATCGGCATCCTTCTCGCTGTGGCCCTGCTGCTGATCTACCTGATGTTCAAGTGCTGCTCAATCTGTCTACACAGAGTGAGGGGACATAG
- the LOC144595841 gene encoding UDP-glucuronosyltransferase 1A1-like isoform X3, with amino-acid sequence MAPVYRCIGQLVWFLVCLQWSWIPIETGKLLVVPVDGSHWLSMKTIVEELHGRGHQVVVVYPENSLTIKASSNYTSKTYFIPFSQDDVEQIHRDMIEIAFYNGTVFEQIWRTMEHMNGYRQFVLSHCEYLLFNTELMEELAEERFDALLTDPLNACGAIVGKSLTLPIVNLLRGIPCGLEYSATQCPRPLSFVPRMFTGYTDRMTFLQRAGNMLISFLDPLLCQFVYSPFEELATRFLKKDVTLVQLLSRSSIWLLRYDFILEYPRPLMPNMVLVGGINCKERKPLPQDLEEFMNSSGEHGAVIFSLGSMVSDIPISTANRIAEAFGQIPQKVLWRHSGERPSTLAPNTKLMDWLPQNDLLAHPKTRAFLTHGGTHGIYEAICSAVPMVMLPLFGDQMDNTLRMMRHGAGIILNLKDITSQDLVDALNKVINDTGCCLAC; translated from the exons ATGGCTCCGGTTTATCGTTGCATTGGCCAACTCGTGTGGTTCCTGGTTTGCTTGCAGTGGTCTTGGATCCCGATCGAGACCGGCAAGCTGCTGGTTGTCCCTGTCGACGGGAGTCATTGGCTCAGCATGAAAACCATAGTGGAGGAGCTTCACGGAAGAGGACACCAGGTTGTTGTCGTTTACCCCGAAAACTCTTTGACAATTAAGGCCTCCAGTAACTACACCAGCAAGACCTATTTCATTCCCTTCAGCCAAGATGATGTGGAGCAGATACACAGAGATATGATAGAGATAGCGTTTTACAATGGGACTGTTTTTGAACAAATTTGGAGGACCATGGAGCATATGAATGGGTACAGGCAGTTTGTCCTGTCTCATTGCGAGTATTTACTGTTTAACACTGAGCTGATGGAGGAACTGGCTGAAGAAAGATTCGATGCCCTGCTGACTGACCCTTTAAATGCCTGTGGCGCGATTGTTGGTaagtccctcactctccccatcgtCAACTTGCTGCGAGGAATCCCTTGTGGGTTGGAATATTCAGCCACCCAGTGTCCACGGCCGCTCTCGTTTGTGCCAAGAATGTTCACAGGGTACACCGATCGAATGACCTTTCTCCAACGAGCTGGGAATATGCTGATTAGTTTTCTGGATCCATTACTATGTCAGTTTGTGTATTCGCCATTTGAAGAGCTGGCCACCAGGTTCCTGAAGAAGGACGTGACTCTGGTCCAGCTACTGAGCCGGTCTTCCATCTGGCTGCTGCGATACGACTTCATCCTGGAGTATCCTAGACCCCTGATGCCAAACATGGTCCTTGTTGGAGGCATCAACTGCAAGGAGAGGAAACCCCTGCCCCAG GACTTGGAAGAATTTATGAAcagttctggagaacatggagctgTGATCTTCTCCTTAGGATCAATGGTTTCTGACATACCCATCTCTACTGCCAATCGGATTGCAGAAGCATTTGGTCAAATTCCTCAGAAG GTGTTGTGGAGACACAGTGGAGAAAGGCCGTCAACACTGGCACCCAACACCAAGCTGATGGACTGGCTGCCCCAGAATGATTTGCTGG CGCATCCCAAAACACGAGCTTTCCTGACCCACGGAGGGACACATGGAATCTATGAGGCGATCTGCAGTGCTGTGCCGATGGTCATGTTGCCATTATTTGGAGATCAGATGGACAACACACTGCGTATGATGCGTCATGGGGCAGGCATTATATTGAATTTGAAGGACATCACTTCCCAGGACCTCGTGGATGCATTAAACAAGGTTATCAATGATACCGG atgttgcctggcctgctga